In Saccopteryx leptura isolate mSacLep1 chromosome 9, mSacLep1_pri_phased_curated, whole genome shotgun sequence, the genomic window GAAGAGCTGGGGTGGCAGGGTCACAACACCAAGGGCTGTCTCATCCTGCCTGTTTCCCTAGATCTGCATGAAATATGGGCGTCAGCGCTGGAAACTACGGGGCCGCATTGAGGGTAGCGGAAAGCAAGTGTGGGACAGTGAGGAAACagtctttcttcctctgctcACAGAATACCTGTCCATCAAGGTGATGCCTCTGCTCAGGACCACAGGACACATGACCCTGTGACCCCATGACTCTGTGAACCTCTTATGATCCTTACCCCTGTGATCCCCTCCTGGCTCCATCCATGACCCTGGGAGTGTGTAGTCCCATAATCTTATAACCCTGTGATTTTCTCATAACCTTCTGACCTTGTGCTTTTTGGTCCCCTAAACCCCCATGAGGCTGTGACCCCCATGACCTCAATGACTCTACAAACTTAGACCTCTGTGATCCCTATGCTCCTAGGGTGTTTCAAGCCTCTATGGTCCCATTACTCTGAGAACTCCAATCCTTGCAGCCCTATGAACCTGTGACTATTGCAAAACCTCTATGAAAATTCAGACCTTTGTTCTCCCATGATCTCATGAACCCTACACTCTTGTGACCCTTTGATGCATTCTTGGCTATAGGTGACAGAGCTGAAGGGTCTGGCCAACCACGCGGTTGTAGGCAGCGTCCTCTGCGAAACCAAGGACTTGTTTGCTGCCCTGACCCAGGTTGTGGCTGTGGACATCAATGATCTAGGCACCATCAAACTCAGCCTGGAAGTCACGTGGAGGTTGGTAGGACTGAGGAGCTTGGGGACAGGCCTGGGGGTCAACAGCAGCTGCTAAGAGTCTCTTTCCTCCCCAGCCCCTTTGACAAAGATGACCAGCCTTCAGCTGCTTCTACTGTCAACAAGGCCTCCACAGTCACCAAGCGCTTCTCAACGTATAGCCAGAGCCCACCAGACACACCCTCACTTCGGGAGCAGGCCTTCTGTGTAAGTCATAACCCCAGCTCAGGCCCCACATACACCCAGGGACCTGAAGGTGGTCCTGAAatgccctttcctctctcccagaATATGCTGAGGCGGCAGGAGGAGCTAGAGAATGGGACGGCGTGGTCCCTGTCATCTGAATCTTCAGACGATTCATCCAGCCCACAGCTCTCGGGCACTGCTCGCCactcctcagcccccaggccccTGGTGCAGCAGCCTGAGCCTCTGCCCATCCAAGTTGCCTTCCGTAGGCCTGAGACCCCCACCTCTGGGCCCACGGATGAGGAAGGAGCCATGGCTACAGCCCTGGCCAATGGGCATGCTCCCTATAGCCGGACTCTGAGCCACATCAGTGAGGCCAGTGTGGATGCTGCCTTGGCTGAGGCTTCAGTAGAGGTTGAGGGCCTAGAAAACCAGGGACCTAACCTGCCTGCACACCCAAATCCCACCCATGGGGAGCACCGTGGtcctgtccctcctgccctggaCCCTGACCATTCTGCCACAAGCCCCACTCTCAGTACAACAGTCCCTGCCCACACATCTACAGACCCTACTGCATCTGTACATCTAAACTCTGTTCACAAGGCCACAGACCCTAGCTCTCCTGACCTGCCAGGAAGGACCACTACCAACACCAGTGCTGTAAACCCTACCAGCTGTGCTCCAAGCCTCACTCACACTGCCATGGGCTCTACCCACAAGCCCAAGCCCTCTACCCTCACTGCTACAGACCCTACCCCTAGTGCCATGGGCCCAACCCAGACCACTACAAGTCCCACCCACAGGCCAATGCTTTCTACCCTCACTACTGCAGAGCCTACCCCAGACGCTACAAGCCCAGTCCAGGCCACAATCCCAAGCCACACTGTCACAAACCTGACAAGGATGGTCACAAGCCCCACTGTCAAGCCCATGCTCTCTATCCCTACTACTACAGGCCCTATGCCAAGTGCCCAGGACCCAGCCCAGCCTACCACAGCTCCCACCCACACCATAGCAAGCCCCACCCATACTACCACAAGCCCCACCCACACCACCACAAGCCCCACCCACACTACAAGCCCCACCCACACCACTACAAGCCCTCTTCACACTATAAGTTCAGCTACCAATGCTAATGACCCAGTCCAGACTACCAGAAGCCCCACCCACCCTGTCACAAGCCCCACCCTAATAACTGGAAGCCCTTCCACTTTTCCAGACATTGCCACTCTCCCTAGCCCCTCTGCACACACAGACCCCAACCTCCCAGGCCCTGACCCAATGTCCTGTAGCCATCTAGCTTCCTCTCCCTGCACTCAGGCAGACCCCATAGCCCCAAGCACCTCCTACCCAAGTCCTGCCTGCTCCAGTTGGGAACCCCTTACAAGTCCTTCCCCAGACCCCCCAGAACCCATCCATCAGAGCCCAAGCCCCCCTCCCTCACCCTTAGCCCCTGTGCCCCAGCATTCAGACTTTAGCCTGGCCATGGCTGCCCAGGCCCCAGTTCCAGGAACAACTGGAGCAGCTGGAGATAGGAGGCTGGAGGAGGCGCTGGCGGCCCTCATGGCTGCCCTGGATGACTACCGTGGCCAGTTCCCAGAGCTGCAGGGCTTAGAGCAGGAGGTGACCCGACTGGAGAGTCTGCTCATGGTAAGGGGGGCCAGGCTGGGTCGTGGCAGCACAGGAAGGGCAGCCAGGCAATGGCAACAGCTCTGACTCCCTTCACCACCCCAGCAGAGACAAGGCCTGACTCGCAGCCGGGCCTCCAGTCTTAGCATCACTATAGAGCATGCCCTGGAGAGCTTCAGCTTCCTCAACGAGGATGAAGATGAAGACAATGATGGTTCTGGAGACAGGTGAGGGGTCTAAGTGAGATGGGGGCTAGGCGAGTGGGAAGAGGTGAGGGGAGTGCCAGGtgaaggaggaaggcagaggggagcAGATGAGGCGGGGCCTGGTGGAGCACATGGAGTGCAGCGAGACTGGAGGTGGGCGGAGGTGGACTCGCTTGTGGGTGCATTTGTGTTCACCCCTCCCATGTATTCCTCATGTGTCCTTGATGTCCATGTTTCTAACCCCATCTATATCCCCAGTGCTTCTGACcatcctcctgctcctcctcctgctcctcctcctcctcctcatccctgcAACGTCTGCTTCCCTCGCCAGTCCCCATCAGCTTGTGAACCCTTTCAGGGACTCCCCATTCATCCTGGGCCCTCCAGCATCAACCCTGACCATCCCGAAGAGTTTGGCCCCTCAGCTCTCTGTCCTGGAGCAGCCTTTGCCAATTCCGAGCTGACAGTCATGCTTGGCTCCTCATCCCTCTGCTGCTGTCGGGTCACAGTcctgtgccctgagccccacGGGCCACAACCCCTTGCACTGCACGTTGCACAGACCATCCCACCTGCAAACCTGTTCCCGCCCATCCCAGCCCTCAGTGGTCCTAGCTGGATGCAGCACAGGGCAGATGGACTCTGAAGACCCCTGCTACCACCTGCTATCCCAGCCCCTTCCTCTTCTGGAAGTTTCCCATGAACTTACCCATTGTCTGTTGTCTGTGCATCGTCTGTTCTTCCCTTTTGGGATGGGGGAACTTAATAAAAATACACTGGTGACCAGATGGTGATGTGTGCTCCTAAGGTGGTTGACCCCATTTTTCTCTCAGGCCCCCAAGCAgcctggagcctggggctgaggacagcCTCGACTCACCCAGTGCCCGTCCCCTCAGCACAGAGTGTCCAGCTCTGGACACTGCCTTGGTCCAGCACCTGTACTACTGCAGCCGCCTCCTACTGGTGAGGCTAAtggcaccccccacacacaccttcccTTTATATCCCTTTACCTCAGGAAGCCCTTCATTTCCACACCTGCTGAGTTCCACTCCCCAGTGCCCCAGGTCCCTGGCTTCTGGCTCTTACTGATCACCTCACATACTCTGGCTTCCTCCAATCTCTCCTAATGCATGCTGGGACTTGTGGTCCCTGGGCTCTACCCTCCCCAAGCTCTACCTTTAGGTCTGAGCTACTTGGCCACCCCTATCCTCCAGAAACTGGGCACATTTGGGCCCCTGCGCTGCCAGGAGGCATGGGCCCTGGAGCGGCTGCTGCGGGAGGCCCGAGTGCTTGAGGCAGTATGTGAGCTTAGCAGGCGATGGGAAATCCCTGCTACCTCTGCCCAGGAAGGTAAAGGCCCTGTGGGCTCTGGCTTGGTGTCTGCCCTGAAATTCCTTCCTTGCTCTATCTCACCTACTCCTGGTCTGTTGCTAACAGTTTCCTGCACCTCCTCACAGTGGTGCAGTTCTCGGCCTCTCGGCCAGGCTTCCTGACCTTCTGGGACCAGTGCACAGAGGGACTTAGCCCCTTCATCTGCCCTGTGAAGCGGGTCCTCCTCACCTTCTGCAATCAGTATGGTGCCCGTCTCTCCCTGCGCCAGCAAGGCTTAGCTGAGGCTGGTGAGTGGGCTGCCCGTCCTACCCTTCCTTCTCAGATCCCCAGTGATGGGACCATAGGAAAAGCTAGGTCAGACCACACAGACATTGCTGAACTGAGCATTGGGAAGAAACAGCAAAGGTTTGTGCCTTGGTGCAAGAGGACCCAAATGGGCAGGGTGTGTAGAGGGGGCCCCTGGACCTGCGCCTGGGGTGGGAGCACTCTTCCCTCTAAGGGCCTGGCTCCATCCAAGCCTGAAGCCTGCGGCACTGCTTCCCACAGTGTGTGTCAAGTTCCTGGAGGATGCACTGGGACAAAAGCTGCC contains:
- the RIPOR1 gene encoding rho family-interacting cell polarization regulator 1 isoform X2, encoding MNTKKKGSPARTHSMMSLSVRPQRRLLSARVNRSQSFGSHERGPRSFPAFSPRGPPWKPPALSRVPGMFSVAPKAPQPERLDLVYAALKRGLTAYLEVHQQEQEKLQGQIKESKRNSRLGFLYDLDKQVKSIERFLRRLEFHASKIDELYEAYCVQRRLRDGAYNMVRAYSSGSPGSREARDSLAEATRGHREYTESMCLLESELEAQLGEFHLRMKGLAGFARLCVGDQYEICMKYGRQRWKLRGRIEGSGKQVWDSEETVFLPLLTEYLSIKVTELKGLANHAVVGSVLCETKDLFAALTQVVAVDINDLGTIKLSLEVTWSPFDKDDQPSAASTVNKASTVTKRFSTYSQSPPDTPSLREQAFCNMLRRQEELENGTAWSLSSESSDDSSSPQLSGTARHSSAPRPLVQQPEPLPIQVAFRRPETPTSGPTDEEGAMATALANGHAPYSRTLSHISEASVDAALAEASVEVEGLENQGPNLPAHPNPTHGEHRGPVPPALDPDHSATSPTLSTTVPAHTSTDPTASVHLNSVHKATDPSSPDLPGRTTTNTSAVNPTSCAPSLTHTAMGSTHKPKPSTLTATDPTPSAMGPTQTTTSPTHRPMLSTLTTAEPTPDATSPVQATIPSHTVTNLTRMVTSPTVKPMLSIPTTTGPMPSAQDPAQPTTAPTHTIASPTHTTTSPTHTTTSPTHTTSPTHTTTSPLHTISSATNANDPVQTTRSPTHPVTSPTLITGSPSTFPDIATLPSPSAHTDPNLPGPDPMSCSHLASSPCTQADPIAPSTSYPSPACSSWEPLTSPSPDPPEPIHQSPSPPPSPLAPVPQHSDFSLAMAAQAPVPGTTGAAGDRRLEEALAALMAALDDYRGQFPELQGLEQEVTRLESLLMRQGLTRSRASSLSITIEHALESFSFLNEDEDEDNDGSGDRPPSSLEPGAEDSLDSPSARPLSTECPALDTALVQHLYYCSRLLLKLGTFGPLRCQEAWALERLLREARVLEAVCELSRRWEIPATSAQEVVQFSASRPGFLTFWDQCTEGLSPFICPVKRVLLTFCNQYGARLSLRQQGLAEAVCVKFLEDALGQKLPRRPQPGPGEQLTVFQFWSYVETLDSPSMEAYVTKTAEEVLLVQNLNSDDQAVVLKALRLAPEGRLRRDGLRALSSLLVHGNNKVMAAVSTQLRSLSLGPAFRERALLCFLDQLEDEDVQMRVAGCLALGCIKAPEGIEPLVYLCQTDTEVVREAARQSLQQCGEEGQSAHRRLEESLDALPRIFGPSSMASTAF
- the RIPOR1 gene encoding rho family-interacting cell polarization regulator 1 isoform X3: MMSLSVRPQRRLLSARVNRSQSFGSHERGPRSFPAFSPRGPPWKPPALSRVPGMFSVAPKAPQPERLDLVYAALKRGLTAYLEVHQQEQEKLQGQIKESKRNSRLGFLYDLDKQVKSIERFLRRLEFHASKIDELYEAYCVQRRLRDGAYNMVRAYSSGSPGSREARDSLAEATRGHREYTESMCLLESELEAQLGEFHLRMKGLAGFARLCVGDQYEICMKYGRQRWKLRGRIEGSGKQVWDSEETVFLPLLTEYLSIKVTELKGLANHAVVGSVLCETKDLFAALTQVVAVDINDLGTIKLSLEVTWSPFDKDDQPSAASTVNKASTVTKRFSTYSQSPPDTPSLREQAFCNMLRRQEELENGTAWSLSSESSDDSSSPQLSGTARHSSAPRPLVQQPEPLPIQVAFRRPETPTSGPTDEEGAMATALANGHAPYSRTLSHISEASVDAALAEASVEVEGLENQGPNLPAHPNPTHGEHRGPVPPALDPDHSATSPTLSTTVPAHTSTDPTASVHLNSVHKATDPSSPDLPGRTTTNTSAVNPTSCAPSLTHTAMGSTHKPKPSTLTATDPTPSAMGPTQTTTSPTHRPMLSTLTTAEPTPDATSPVQATIPSHTVTNLTRMVTSPTVKPMLSIPTTTGPMPSAQDPAQPTTAPTHTIASPTHTTTSPTHTTTSPTHTTSPTHTTTSPLHTISSATNANDPVQTTRSPTHPVTSPTLITGSPSTFPDIATLPSPSAHTDPNLPGPDPMSCSHLASSPCTQADPIAPSTSYPSPACSSWEPLTSPSPDPPEPIHQSPSPPPSPLAPVPQHSDFSLAMAAQAPVPGTTGAAGDRRLEEALAALMAALDDYRGQFPELQGLEQEVTRLESLLMQRQGLTRSRASSLSITIEHALESFSFLNEDEDEDNDGSGDRPPSSLEPGAEDSLDSPSARPLSTECPALDTALVQHLYYCSRLLLKLGTFGPLRCQEAWALERLLREARVLEAVCELSRRWEIPATSAQEVVQFSASRPGFLTFWDQCTEGLSPFICPVKRVLLTFCNQYGARLSLRQQGLAEAVCVKFLEDALGQKLPRRPQPGPGEQLTVFQFWSYVETLDSPSMEAYVTKTAEEVLLVQNLNSDDQAVVLKALRLAPEGRLRRDGLRALSSLLVHGNNKVMAAVSTQLRSLSLGPAFRERALLCFLDQLEDEDVQMRVAGCLALGCIKAPEGIEPLVYLCQTDTEVVREAARQSLQQCGEEGQSAHRRLEESLDALPRIFGPSSMASTAF
- the RIPOR1 gene encoding rho family-interacting cell polarization regulator 1 isoform X1 — encoded protein: MNTKKKGSPARTHSMMSLSVRPQRRLLSARVNRSQSFGSHERGPRSFPAFSPRGPPWKPPALSRVPGMFSVAPKAPQPERLDLVYAALKRGLTAYLEVHQQEQEKLQGQIKESKRNSRLGFLYDLDKQVKSIERFLRRLEFHASKIDELYEAYCVQRRLRDGAYNMVRAYSSGSPGSREARDSLAEATRGHREYTESMCLLESELEAQLGEFHLRMKGLAGFARLCVGDQYEICMKYGRQRWKLRGRIEGSGKQVWDSEETVFLPLLTEYLSIKVTELKGLANHAVVGSVLCETKDLFAALTQVVAVDINDLGTIKLSLEVTWSPFDKDDQPSAASTVNKASTVTKRFSTYSQSPPDTPSLREQAFCNMLRRQEELENGTAWSLSSESSDDSSSPQLSGTARHSSAPRPLVQQPEPLPIQVAFRRPETPTSGPTDEEGAMATALANGHAPYSRTLSHISEASVDAALAEASVEVEGLENQGPNLPAHPNPTHGEHRGPVPPALDPDHSATSPTLSTTVPAHTSTDPTASVHLNSVHKATDPSSPDLPGRTTTNTSAVNPTSCAPSLTHTAMGSTHKPKPSTLTATDPTPSAMGPTQTTTSPTHRPMLSTLTTAEPTPDATSPVQATIPSHTVTNLTRMVTSPTVKPMLSIPTTTGPMPSAQDPAQPTTAPTHTIASPTHTTTSPTHTTTSPTHTTSPTHTTTSPLHTISSATNANDPVQTTRSPTHPVTSPTLITGSPSTFPDIATLPSPSAHTDPNLPGPDPMSCSHLASSPCTQADPIAPSTSYPSPACSSWEPLTSPSPDPPEPIHQSPSPPPSPLAPVPQHSDFSLAMAAQAPVPGTTGAAGDRRLEEALAALMAALDDYRGQFPELQGLEQEVTRLESLLMQRQGLTRSRASSLSITIEHALESFSFLNEDEDEDNDGSGDRPPSSLEPGAEDSLDSPSARPLSTECPALDTALVQHLYYCSRLLLKLGTFGPLRCQEAWALERLLREARVLEAVCELSRRWEIPATSAQEVVQFSASRPGFLTFWDQCTEGLSPFICPVKRVLLTFCNQYGARLSLRQQGLAEAVCVKFLEDALGQKLPRRPQPGPGEQLTVFQFWSYVETLDSPSMEAYVTKTAEEVLLVQNLNSDDQAVVLKALRLAPEGRLRRDGLRALSSLLVHGNNKVMAAVSTQLRSLSLGPAFRERALLCFLDQLEDEDVQMRVAGCLALGCIKAPEGIEPLVYLCQTDTEVVREAARQSLQQCGEEGQSAHRRLEESLDALPRIFGPSSMASTAF